Proteins encoded by one window of Cottoperca gobio unplaced genomic scaffold, fCotGob3.1 fCotGob3_284arrow_ctg1, whole genome shotgun sequence:
- the LOC115005231 gene encoding isocitrate dehydrogenase [NAD] subunit alpha, mitochondrial-like isoform X2 — MAGSAWRSMLSQVVAGAAKRPALSSASFSRRGMQTVTLIPGDGIGPEISSAVMKIFEAAKAPIRWEERNVTAIKGPGGRWMIPADAKESMDRSKIGLKGVRTHTLTHTVFVLRGHTLSHTLCSC, encoded by the exons ATGGCAGGAAGCGCGTGGAGGTCAATG ctgtcccaGGTGGTGGCGGGGGCCGCCAAGAGACCAGCTCTGTCTTCAGCCTCCTTCTCCAGGAGAGGG atgCAGACAGTCACCCTAATTCCTGGAGATGGGATTGGTCCAGAGATCTCCTCGGCTGTGATGAAGATCTTTGAAGCTGCTAAA gctcccatcaggtgggaggagaggaatgTGACGGCCATCAAAGGTCCTGGAGGGCGGTGGATGATTCCTGCTGATGCTAAAGAGTCGATGGATCGCAGTAAGATCGGCCTGAAAGGTGTGaggacacacactctcacacacactgtgttcgtgctgagaggacacacactctcacacacactgtgttcgTGCTGA
- the LOC115005231 gene encoding isocitrate dehydrogenase [NAD] subunit alpha, mitochondrial-like isoform X1, producing MAGSAWRSMLSQVVAGAAKRPALSSASFSRRGVRRTHTHTHTHTHTQMQTVTLIPGDGIGPEISSAVMKIFEAAKAPIRWEERNVTAIKGPGGRWMIPADAKESMDRSKIGLKGVRTHTLTHTVFVLRGHTLSHTLCSC from the exons ATGGCAGGAAGCGCGTGGAGGTCAATG ctgtcccaGGTGGTGGCGGGGGCCGCCAAGAGACCAGCTCTGTCTTCAGCCTCCTTCTCCAGGAGAGGGGTGAGGaggactcacactcacacacacacacacacacacacacag atgCAGACAGTCACCCTAATTCCTGGAGATGGGATTGGTCCAGAGATCTCCTCGGCTGTGATGAAGATCTTTGAAGCTGCTAAA gctcccatcaggtgggaggagaggaatgTGACGGCCATCAAAGGTCCTGGAGGGCGGTGGATGATTCCTGCTGATGCTAAAGAGTCGATGGATCGCAGTAAGATCGGCCTGAAAGGTGTGaggacacacactctcacacacactgtgttcgtgctgagaggacacacactctcacacacactgtgttcgTGCTGA